From Nicotiana tabacum cultivar K326 chromosome 20, ASM71507v2, whole genome shotgun sequence, one genomic window encodes:
- the LOC107823973 gene encoding large ribosomal subunit protein uL30w gives MGETPVPESVLKKQKRSEEWALLNKQELEAAKKKNAENRKLIYNRAKQYSKEYEEQEKELIRLKREARLKGGFYVDPEAKLLFIIRIRGINAMAPQTKKILQLLRLRQIFNGVFLKVNKATVNMLHRVEPYVTYGYPNLKSIRELIYKRGYGKLDKQRIALTDNSIIDQALGKHGIICVEDLVHEIMTVGPHFKEANNFLWPFQLKAPLGGLKKKRNHYVEGGDAGNRENYINELIRRMN, from the exons ATGGGTGAAACTCCAGTCCCAGAGTCAGTCTtgaagaagcagaagaggagTGAGGAATGGGCTCTTTTAAATAAGCAAGAACTTGAAGCTGCAAAGAAGAAGAATGCTGAGAACCGGAAACTAATCTACAACAGGGCAAAACAGTATTCAAAGGAGTATGAGGAGCAG GAGAAGGAGTTAATTCGTTTGAAACGTGAGGCTAGATTGAAGGGTGGTTTCTATGTGGACCCTGAGGCAAAGTTGTTGTTTATCATTAGGATACGAGG GATTAACGCTATGGCCCCACAGACCAAAAAAATATTGCAGCTCCTAAGGCTGCGACAG ATCTTTAACGGGGTCTTTTTGAAAGTTAACAAAGCCACGGTGAACATGCTGCATAGGGTTGAACCTTATGTTACCTACGG TTatccaaacctaaaaagtataaGGGAATTGATCTACAAGAGAGGTTACGGGAAACTTGACAAGCAGAGAATTGCTTTAACCGACAATTCTATCATTGATCAG GCATTGGGCAAGCATGGAATTATCTGTGTAGAAGACCTTGTCCATGAGATCATGACTGTAGGACCCCACTTTAAGGAGGCCAACAACTTCCTGTGGCCATTCCAGCTGAAGGCACCTTTGGGTGGACTCAAGAAGAAGAGGAATCACTATGTTGAAGGTGGTGATGCCGGCAACCGCGAGAACTACATTAATGAACTTATCAGGAGGATGAACTAA